A portion of the Micromonospora vinacea genome contains these proteins:
- the hisF gene encoding imidazole glycerol phosphate synthase subunit HisF, producing the protein MTVAVRVIPCLDVDAGRVVKGVNFLDLRDAGDPVELAAAYDRAGADELTFLDVTASSSDRGTMLDVVRRTAESVFIPLTVGGGVRQVADVDTLLRAGADKVGVNTAAIARPELIAEIADRFGRQVLVLSLDVRRSPNGGTPSGFEVTTHGGRRGTGIDAVWWAHRGAELGAGEILLNSMDADGTKAGFDLELIAAVRAVVDVPVVASGGAGEVAHFPPAIGAGADAVLAASVFHFGELTVAEVKDALRLGGHPVR; encoded by the coding sequence ATGACGGTGGCGGTACGGGTGATCCCCTGTCTGGACGTGGACGCCGGGCGGGTGGTCAAGGGGGTCAACTTCCTCGACCTGCGCGACGCCGGCGACCCGGTGGAGTTGGCCGCCGCCTACGACCGGGCCGGCGCGGACGAGCTGACCTTCCTCGACGTCACGGCGTCCTCCAGCGACCGGGGCACCATGCTCGACGTGGTGCGCCGCACCGCCGAGTCGGTGTTCATCCCGCTGACCGTCGGCGGTGGGGTCCGGCAGGTCGCCGACGTGGACACGCTGCTGCGTGCCGGCGCGGACAAGGTCGGCGTGAACACCGCCGCCATCGCCCGTCCGGAACTGATCGCCGAGATCGCCGACCGGTTCGGCCGGCAGGTGCTCGTGCTCTCCCTCGACGTGCGGCGCTCGCCGAACGGCGGCACGCCCAGTGGCTTCGAGGTCACCACCCACGGGGGTCGACGTGGCACCGGCATCGACGCGGTGTGGTGGGCGCACCGGGGCGCCGAATTGGGCGCGGGGGAGATCCTGCTCAACTCGATGGACGCCGACGGCACCAAGGCGGGCTTCGACCTGGAGTTGATCGCCGCCGTGCGAGCGGTGGTGGACGTGCCGGTGGTGGCCAGCGGTGGTGCCGGCGAGGTGGCCCACTTCCCACCCGCGATCGGCGCCGGCGCGGACGCGGTGCTCGCCGCCAGCGTCTTCCACTTCGGCGAGCTGACCGTCGCCGAGGTCAAGGACGCGCTGCGCCTCGGCGGCCATCCGGTGCGCTGA